From Nilaparvata lugens isolate BPH chromosome 7, ASM1435652v1, whole genome shotgun sequence, one genomic window encodes:
- the LOC120352231 gene encoding uncharacterized protein LOC120352231, with translation MKTYITYISYFAFLLYVGAELIFDDYAGPYEQRPLGSELCRITGNKCGDVTFTRRKLPGKDKDWQFNVSVRNYIYMKDTTTVRIVASTKGASGHYNSLGDITRPACKWLEWIKTFVNDLAEYTGYNPENACLAAIPGLYEVVNFHVKAQSHFRIARIPIAPYGIYKFEFRMSEKNNPNCYCMRVFMEVFPDAKTILRKQRMNRTKFQIH, from the exons ATGAAAACATATATTACCTATATAAGTTATTTCGCTTTTCTGCTTTATGTTGGAGCAGAACTAATCTTTGATGACTATGCG GGACCATACGAGCAGAGGCCTCTGGGATCGGAGCTGTGTCGAATAACAGGGAATAAATGCGGAGATGTGACTTTTACTAGACGCAAGCTGCCGGGGAAAGACAAAGATTGGCAGTTCAACGTCTCCGTGAGGAACTACATTTATATGAAAGATACAACCACT GTACGGATAGTAGCATCAACCAAAGGAGCAAGTGGCCATTACAACAGTTTAGGAGACATCACTCGACCAGCGTGTAAGTGGCTTGAATGGATCAAGACTTTTGTCAATGACCTGGCAGAGTATACAGGCTACAACCCAGAAAATGCTTGTCTAGCAGCGATTCCG GGATTGTATGAGGTGGTTAACTTCCATGTAAAAGCGCAATCTCATTTCAGAATAGCCCGGATACCAATAGCTCCATATGGTATTTATAAATTTGAGTTTCGTATGTCAGAGAAAAATAATCCAAACTGTTATTGTATGCGAGTCTTCATGGAGGTATTTCCTGATGCCAAAACTATTCTTAGGAAGCAGAGAATGAATCGCACGAAATTTCAGATACACTGA